A window of the Kosakonia radicincitans DSM 16656 genome harbors these coding sequences:
- a CDS encoding HlyD family secretion protein, with amino-acid sequence MSQQDAAKERASTRNNVRIVSLFTAAAIGLVGVLVILYAWQLPPFTRHTEFTDNAYVRGQTTFISPQVNGYITEVPVQDFVWVKKGDLIMQIDDRIYHQRVDQAKATLAMKKAALANNLQQRKSAEAVIERNKAALASAKAQDLKSQADLKRVKALTADGSLSIRERDAALATAAQNTASIAQAEATLEMSRQDLQTTIVNRASLQADVENAEAALELAQIDLQNTRIVAPRDGQLGQISVRLGAYVTAGTHLTSLVPSQRWVIANLKETQLADVVVGQPVRFTVDALDGRSYHGRVESLSPATGVEFSAISPDNATGNFVKIAQRIPVRIQVEGNDDDIARLRPGMSVQVYIDTGEPQK; translated from the coding sequence ATGAGCCAGCAGGATGCCGCCAAAGAGCGCGCCAGCACCCGCAATAATGTTCGCATCGTTTCCCTCTTCACCGCCGCTGCCATTGGCCTCGTCGGTGTACTGGTGATCCTCTATGCGTGGCAATTGCCGCCGTTCACTCGCCATACTGAATTTACCGATAACGCCTATGTGCGCGGGCAAACCACCTTTATCAGCCCGCAGGTCAATGGGTATATCACCGAGGTGCCGGTACAGGATTTTGTCTGGGTGAAGAAAGGCGATCTGATTATGCAGATCGACGATCGTATTTATCACCAGCGGGTGGATCAGGCAAAAGCGACGCTGGCGATGAAAAAAGCCGCGTTGGCCAATAATCTTCAGCAACGTAAAAGCGCAGAAGCCGTGATTGAACGCAACAAAGCGGCGCTGGCCAGCGCCAAAGCGCAGGATCTGAAATCGCAGGCGGATTTAAAACGCGTCAAAGCGTTGACCGCCGACGGTTCGCTGTCGATTCGCGAGCGCGATGCCGCCCTTGCGACGGCGGCGCAAAACACCGCCAGCATTGCGCAGGCTGAAGCGACGCTGGAGATGTCGCGCCAGGATCTGCAAACCACGATCGTCAACCGCGCGTCGCTGCAAGCGGATGTGGAAAACGCCGAGGCAGCGCTGGAACTGGCGCAAATCGACCTGCAAAACACCCGCATTGTCGCTCCGCGCGACGGGCAACTGGGGCAGATCAGCGTGCGGCTTGGCGCGTATGTGACTGCCGGTACGCACCTTACCTCGCTGGTTCCATCGCAGCGCTGGGTGATCGCCAATCTGAAAGAGACGCAACTGGCGGATGTCGTTGTCGGCCAACCGGTACGTTTTACCGTGGATGCGCTCGATGGCCGCAGTTATCACGGACGTGTCGAGAGCCTCTCGCCAGCAACGGGCGTTGAGTTCAGCGCCATCAGCCCGGATAACGCTACCGGTAATTTTGTTAAAATCGCCCAGCGTATTCCGGTGCGCATTCAGGTTGAGGGTAACGATGATGACATTGCCCGCCTGCGTCCGGGAATGTCGGTACAGGTGTACATTGATACCGGGGAGCCGCAGAAATGA
- the hrpA gene encoding ATP-dependent RNA helicase HrpA, with product MTEQHTLTISDLLPRLDTLMLRDRQRFARRLHGSKKVKNPESQQALLRQLAQEIADAAGKVALREAARPQIDYPDNLPVSQKKQVILEAVRDNQVVIVAGETGSGKTTQLPKICMELGRGVKGLIGHTQPRRLAARTVANRIAEELKTEPGGCSGYKVRFSDHVSDNTMVKLMTDGILLAEIQQDRLLMQYDTIIIDEAHERSLNIDFLLGYLRELLPKRPDLKIIITSATIDPERFSRHFNNAPIIEVSGRTYPVEVRYRPIVEEADDTERDQLQAIFDAVDELGRESAGDILIFMSGEREIRDTADALSKRDLRHTEILPLYARLSNSEQNRVFQPHSGRRIVLATNVAETSLTVPGIKYVIDPGTARISRYSYRTKVQRLPIEPVSQASANQRKGRCGRVSEGICIRLYSEDDFLSRPEFTDPEILRTNLASVILQMTALGLGDIAAFPFVEAPDKRNIQDGVRLLEELGAITTDEQQTAYKLTPLGRQLSQLPVDPRLARMVLEAQKHGCVREAMIITSALSIQDPRERPLDKKQASDEKHQRFHDKESDFLAFVNLWNYLGEQQKALSSNQFRRQCRVDYLNYLRVREWQDIYTQLRQVVKELGIPVNSEPAEYREIHIALLTGLLSHIGMKDAEKQEYTGARNARFAIFPGSGLFKKPPKWTMVAELVETSRLWGRIAARIDPEWVEPVAQHLIKRSYSEPHWERAQGAVMATEKVTVYGLPIVAARKVNYSQIDPALCRELFIRHALVEGDWQTRHAFFRENLKLRAEVEELEHKSRRRDILVDDETLFEFYDQRISLEVISARHFDSWWKKASRETPDLLNFEKSMLIKEGAENVSKLDYPNFWHQGNLKLRLSYQFEPGADADGVTVHIPLPLLNQVNESGFEWQIPGLRRELVIALIKSLPKPTRRNFVPAPNYAEAFLGRVTPLELPLLDALERELRRMTGVIVDRDDWHWDQVPDHLKISFRVVDDKNKKLLEGRSLAELKESLKGKVQETLSAVADDGIEQSGLHIWSFGTLAESYEQKRGNYKVKAWPALVDERDSVAIKLFDNPQEQQQAMWRGIRRLLLLNIPSPIKYLHEKLPNKAKLGLYFNPYGKVLDLIDDCISCGVDKLIDEAGGPVWTEEGFAALHEKVRAELNETVVEIAKQVEQILTAVFNINKRLKGRVDMTMALGLSDIKAQMGGLVYRGFVTGNGFRRLGDTLRYLQAIEKRLEKLAVDPHRDRAQMLKVEQTQQAWQQWLNKLPPARRDDDDVKEIRWMIEELRVSYFAQQLGTPYPISDKRILQAMEQISA from the coding sequence ATGACAGAACAACATACCTTAACGATTTCCGATCTATTGCCGCGTCTCGACACCCTGATGTTACGCGACAGACAACGCTTCGCTCGCCGTCTGCATGGCAGCAAGAAAGTTAAAAATCCTGAATCTCAGCAGGCACTGCTGCGGCAACTGGCGCAGGAGATTGCGGACGCGGCGGGAAAAGTAGCGCTGCGCGAAGCGGCGCGTCCGCAGATTGATTACCCGGATAACCTGCCGGTCAGCCAGAAGAAACAGGTCATTCTCGAAGCGGTGCGCGATAACCAGGTGGTCATCGTCGCCGGTGAGACCGGTTCCGGTAAAACGACCCAGTTACCGAAAATTTGCATGGAGCTGGGGCGCGGCGTGAAAGGCCTGATTGGCCACACACAGCCGCGTCGTCTGGCGGCGCGCACCGTGGCGAACCGTATTGCTGAAGAGTTGAAAACGGAACCGGGCGGCTGCAGCGGTTACAAAGTCCGTTTTAGCGATCATGTCAGCGATAACACGATGGTTAAACTGATGACCGACGGTATCCTGCTGGCGGAAATCCAGCAGGATCGTCTGCTGATGCAGTACGACACCATCATCATCGATGAAGCGCACGAACGCAGCCTGAACATCGATTTCCTGCTCGGTTACCTGCGTGAGCTGCTGCCGAAGCGCCCGGATCTGAAAATCATCATCACTTCTGCGACGATCGATCCGGAACGTTTTTCGCGCCATTTCAATAATGCGCCAATCATTGAAGTTTCCGGCCGTACGTATCCGGTGGAAGTGCGCTATCGCCCGATTGTTGAAGAAGCGGATGACACGGAACGCGATCAGTTACAGGCGATTTTTGATGCGGTCGATGAGCTCGGCCGTGAAAGCGCGGGCGATATTCTGATCTTTATGAGCGGCGAGCGTGAAATTCGTGATACCGCTGATGCGCTGAGCAAACGCGATCTGCGCCATACCGAGATTCTGCCGCTGTATGCGCGTTTGTCGAACAGCGAGCAGAACCGTGTTTTCCAGCCGCACAGCGGGCGGCGTATCGTGCTGGCGACCAACGTGGCAGAAACCTCGCTGACCGTGCCGGGCATCAAATATGTGATCGATCCAGGCACGGCGCGCATCAGTCGTTACAGCTATCGCACTAAAGTGCAGCGTTTGCCGATCGAGCCGGTTTCGCAGGCTTCAGCTAACCAGCGTAAAGGCCGCTGCGGTCGCGTTTCGGAAGGGATCTGTATTCGTCTCTATTCGGAAGATGATTTTCTGTCGCGCCCGGAATTTACCGACCCGGAAATTCTGCGCACCAACCTGGCGTCGGTCATTTTGCAAATGACCGCGCTGGGGCTGGGCGATATCGCCGCATTCCCGTTTGTTGAAGCGCCGGATAAACGCAATATTCAGGATGGCGTGCGCCTGCTGGAAGAGCTTGGGGCCATTACGACCGATGAGCAGCAAACAGCCTATAAACTGACGCCGCTGGGCCGCCAGCTTTCACAACTGCCGGTGGATCCGCGTCTGGCGCGGATGGTGCTGGAAGCGCAGAAACATGGCTGCGTGCGTGAAGCGATGATCATCACGTCGGCGTTGTCGATTCAGGATCCGCGCGAACGTCCGCTGGATAAAAAGCAAGCGTCGGATGAAAAACATCAGCGCTTCCACGACAAAGAGTCTGATTTCCTTGCCTTTGTGAACCTGTGGAACTACCTCGGCGAGCAGCAAAAAGCGCTCTCTTCGAATCAGTTCCGCCGTCAGTGCCGGGTGGATTACCTCAACTATCTGCGCGTGCGCGAATGGCAGGATATCTACACCCAACTGCGCCAGGTGGTAAAAGAGTTAGGCATTCCGGTGAACAGCGAGCCGGCAGAGTACCGCGAAATTCATATCGCGCTGCTGACCGGGCTGTTGTCGCATATCGGCATGAAAGATGCGGAAAAGCAGGAATATACCGGCGCGCGCAATGCCCGTTTCGCCATCTTCCCCGGTTCGGGTTTATTTAAAAAGCCGCCAAAATGGACCATGGTCGCGGAGCTGGTGGAAACCAGCCGTCTGTGGGGGCGTATTGCTGCCCGCATCGATCCGGAGTGGGTGGAGCCGGTTGCGCAGCATCTGATCAAACGTTCGTACAGCGAGCCGCACTGGGAGCGGGCGCAGGGCGCGGTGATGGCGACAGAAAAAGTCACCGTTTACGGGCTGCCGATTGTCGCCGCGCGCAAGGTGAACTACAGCCAGATCGATCCGGCGCTGTGCCGCGAGTTGTTTATTCGTCATGCGCTGGTGGAAGGCGACTGGCAAACCCGTCACGCTTTTTTCCGCGAGAACCTGAAACTGCGCGCTGAAGTGGAAGAGTTGGAACATAAATCCCGCCGTCGCGACATTCTGGTGGATGATGAGACGCTGTTTGAGTTCTACGACCAGCGCATCAGCCTTGAGGTGATTTCGGCCCGTCATTTTGATAGCTGGTGGAAAAAGGCCAGCCGCGAAACGCCGGATTTGCTCAACTTTGAAAAGAGCATGTTGATTAAAGAGGGTGCGGAAAACGTCAGCAAACTCGACTATCCGAACTTCTGGCATCAGGGCAACCTTAAGCTGCGGCTGAGCTACCAGTTTGAGCCGGGCGCGGATGCTGACGGCGTGACGGTACATATCCCGCTGCCGTTGCTGAATCAGGTGAACGAGAGTGGCTTTGAATGGCAGATCCCCGGCCTGCGCCGCGAGCTGGTGATTGCGCTCATCAAATCACTGCCAAAACCGACGCGCCGCAATTTTGTTCCGGCGCCGAATTATGCCGAAGCCTTTCTTGGTCGCGTTACGCCGCTGGAGCTGCCGCTGCTGGATGCGCTGGAGCGCGAATTACGCCGTATGACCGGTGTGATCGTTGACCGCGATGACTGGCACTGGGATCAGGTGCCCGATCACCTGAAAATCAGCTTCCGCGTGGTGGATGACAAAAACAAGAAGCTGCTGGAAGGGCGCTCGCTGGCGGAACTGAAAGAGAGCCTGAAAGGTAAAGTGCAGGAAACGCTGTCTGCGGTTGCCGATGACGGCATCGAGCAGAGCGGGCTGCATATCTGGAGTTTCGGCACACTGGCGGAAAGCTACGAACAGAAGCGCGGTAACTATAAGGTGAAAGCCTGGCCAGCGCTGGTGGATGAACGTGACAGTGTCGCGATCAAGCTGTTCGATAATCCGCAGGAGCAACAACAGGCAATGTGGCGCGGTATCCGCCGTCTGCTGCTGTTGAATATTCCGTCGCCCATAAAATATCTGCACGAAAAATTGCCGAATAAGGCCAAGCTGGGCCTCTACTTTAACCCGTACGGCAAAGTGCTGGACCTGATTGATGACTGTATCTCCTGCGGCGTCGACAAGCTGATCGATGAAGCGGGCGGCCCGGTATGGACGGAAGAGGGTTTTGCCGCGCTGCATGAAAAAGTGCGCGCCGAACTGAACGAAACGGTGGTTGAGATCGCCAAACAGGTCGAGCAGATCCTCACTGCGGTGTTCAATATCAACAAGCGTCTGAAAGGGCGCGTCGATATGACCATGGCGCTGGGGCTGTCGGATATCAAAGCGCAGATGGGCGGGCTGGTTTACCGCGGTTTTGTGACCGGCAACGGTTTCCGCCGTCTGGGTGATACGCTGCGCTATTTACAGGCGATCGAAAAACGGCTGGAGAAACTGGCGGTCGATCCGCATCGTGATCGCGCGCAGATGCTGAAAGTGGAGCAGACGCAGCAGGCGTGGCAGCAGTGGCTGAATAAGCTGCCGCCCGCTCGCCGCGATGATGATGATGTGAAAGAGATCCGCTGGATGATAGAAGAGCTGCGCGTCAGCTATTTCGCCCAGCAGCTCGGAACACCTTATCCCATCTCCGATAAGCGCATTTTGCAGGCAATGGAACAAATCAGCGCCTGA
- a CDS encoding O-methyltransferase, which produces MQQKWSAVDEYLAQKLIPEDEVLEQVLANNQRAGLPAIDVSPMQGQLLALLVRMVRARRILEIGTLGGYSTLWMARELPVNGELLTLEAEPLHAAIARENLHFAGVANLVTVAEGPALQTLENLGERPPFDLIFIDADKPNNPSYLKWALHYSRPGTLIIGDNVVRNGEVTNPTTTDASVQGVRKFIDMLGNDPRLTVTAMQTVGVKGWDGFTLAWVNAI; this is translated from the coding sequence ATGCAGCAAAAGTGGTCCGCAGTTGATGAATACTTAGCGCAAAAACTGATCCCGGAAGATGAGGTATTAGAGCAGGTGCTGGCGAACAACCAGCGCGCCGGGCTTCCGGCGATTGATGTCTCGCCCATGCAGGGGCAATTACTGGCGCTGTTAGTCCGCATGGTACGGGCAAGGCGAATCCTGGAAATCGGTACGCTTGGCGGCTACAGCACGCTATGGATGGCGCGCGAACTGCCGGTAAACGGCGAACTGTTAACCCTGGAAGCTGAACCGCTGCATGCGGCGATTGCCCGCGAAAATCTGCATTTTGCCGGAGTGGCGAACCTGGTTACCGTCGCGGAAGGCCCGGCATTGCAGACGCTGGAAAATCTCGGCGAGCGCCCGCCGTTCGATTTGATCTTTATTGATGCCGATAAGCCCAATAACCCCAGCTACCTGAAATGGGCGCTGCACTATTCTCGTCCCGGTACATTGATTATTGGCGATAACGTGGTGCGCAACGGGGAAGTGACCAATCCAACCACCACCGACGCCAGCGTGCAGGGCGTGCGTAAATTTATTGATATGTTGGGCAATGATCCGCGCCTGACGGTGACGGCCATGCAGACCGTCGGCGTGAAGGGTTGGGACGGTTTTACGCTGGCGTGGGTTAACGCCATCTAA
- the azoR gene encoding FMN-dependent NADH-azoreductase: MSKVLVLKSSILAGYSQSGQLADYFVEQWSAKHAGDQITVRDLAANPIPVLDGELVGALRPSDAPLTPRQQEALKLSDELIAELQAHDVIVINAPMYNFNIPTQLKNYFDLVARAGVTFRYTEAGPEGLVKGKRAVILSSRGGIHKDTPSDLVAPYLKLFLGFIGITDVNFVFAEGIAYGPEVATKAQTDAKAAIDSLVAA; the protein is encoded by the coding sequence ATGAGTAAAGTGTTAGTTCTTAAATCCAGTATTTTGGCAGGGTACTCACAGTCTGGTCAGTTGGCTGACTATTTCGTTGAACAGTGGAGCGCGAAACACGCCGGCGATCAAATCACCGTTCGCGATCTGGCTGCAAACCCGATTCCGGTGCTGGATGGCGAGCTGGTTGGCGCTCTGCGTCCGAGCGATGCTCCGCTGACGCCGCGCCAGCAGGAAGCGCTGAAACTCTCCGATGAGTTGATTGCTGAATTGCAGGCTCATGATGTGATCGTAATTAATGCCCCGATGTACAACTTCAACATCCCGACGCAGTTGAAAAACTACTTCGACCTGGTCGCTCGCGCTGGCGTGACCTTCCGTTACACCGAAGCAGGCCCGGAAGGCCTGGTGAAAGGTAAACGCGCGGTGATCCTCTCCAGCCGTGGCGGCATCCACAAAGACACCCCGTCTGACCTGGTTGCACCGTACCTGAAGCTGTTCCTCGGCTTTATCGGCATTACCGATGTGAACTTCGTGTTCGCTGAAGGCATCGCTTACGGCCCGGAAGTGGCTACTAAAGCGCAGACCGACGCCAAAGCGGCTATCGACAGCCTGGTCGCTGCATAA
- a CDS encoding LysR family transcriptional regulator, translating to MFNPQLLRSFSALIEAGSFTRAADKLGITQAAVSQHIRQLEQQTGPLILRGKRTLELTPQGNALRDYCQELEQADKRLQNRLEDKDKAGGEISVICPGSIGLRIYPLLLNLQQQQPELTIRLRVSPNHSVIAEVLASRYELGLVTQQPDDTRLTAHKFTEEPLELVLPAGCTASSWQDLQKLGFISHPDGHAMATRLLSRRFPGNPGMQSIRVSGFINHIGLIPEPVSRGLGFTVLPRYARLAFPRQALLQVDNHPVNVVDTLWLIHRAEWPITRRAEQALAWLRQHLSDEINAPLTISSAIYR from the coding sequence ATGTTTAACCCGCAGCTTTTACGATCATTTAGCGCCCTGATTGAAGCCGGATCGTTTACCCGCGCAGCGGATAAGCTTGGCATTACCCAGGCGGCGGTCAGCCAGCATATTCGCCAACTGGAGCAACAAACCGGCCCGCTGATTTTGCGCGGGAAACGGACGCTGGAGCTAACGCCGCAAGGCAACGCATTACGCGATTATTGCCAGGAGCTGGAACAGGCGGATAAGCGTTTACAAAATCGTCTGGAAGATAAGGATAAAGCAGGCGGTGAAATCAGCGTCATATGCCCGGGCAGCATCGGGTTGCGCATCTACCCGCTGCTGCTCAATTTGCAGCAGCAGCAACCTGAACTGACCATCCGCCTGCGCGTATCGCCCAATCACTCGGTGATTGCTGAAGTGCTGGCCAGCCGCTACGAGTTAGGGTTGGTCACGCAACAACCAGATGACACGCGTCTGACGGCGCATAAATTCACCGAGGAGCCGCTAGAATTAGTGCTTCCCGCTGGCTGTACTGCCAGTAGCTGGCAGGATCTGCAAAAGCTGGGGTTTATCAGCCACCCGGATGGACATGCGATGGCGACGCGGCTGCTCAGCCGCCGTTTTCCCGGCAATCCGGGAATGCAAAGCATACGGGTGAGCGGTTTTATTAACCATATTGGTCTGATACCGGAACCCGTTTCACGCGGGCTGGGTTTTACGGTGTTACCGCGCTATGCGCGGCTGGCCTTTCCGCGCCAGGCACTGTTGCAGGTTGACAACCATCCGGTCAACGTTGTCGATACGCTGTGGCTGATTCACCGCGCGGAGTGGCCGATAACGCGGCGGGCGGAACAGGCGCTGGCGTGGTTACGCCAGCATCTTAGTGATGAAATCAATGCGCCGCTGACGATTTCTTCAGCCATTTACCGTTAA
- a CDS encoding efflux transporter outer membrane subunit, whose product MRCHPLFLALAFTLAGCQSADVQQAQPTLQIPAAWRSASGPFGKTDSVWWRSFHDSQLNRYVDQALRYNSDVLIARERVNEYQAQVYAANSALFPELDAGLSGTRARSQSAATGLPIHSTLYKGSLTASYDVDIWGANRSAARAADASLEAQKAAAAAADLTVATNVASGYLTLLSLDEQLRVTQETLKARQEAWDLARRQYETGYTSQLELMQADSELRATRAQVPVLQHQINQQENALSLLLGSNPGAVSRNTFAQLTPLKLPSQLPSSLLNRRPDIVQAQRQLVAADASLASKQAQLLPSLNLTATGSMQDRTLPGLLNNPLRLWSLGGSILAPLLNRQALNAQVDVSMSQRNQALYNYEKTVRNAFKEVNDSLDAITRLGEQLSELEGQQQVAQETLRIAQNRYNNGYSAYLDVLDAQRTLYSAQLSAVQVKNNLLLAQVDLYRALGGGWSGIE is encoded by the coding sequence ATGAGGTGTCACCCGCTCTTTCTTGCCCTCGCCTTTACGCTGGCGGGCTGCCAGTCTGCTGATGTGCAACAGGCCCAACCGACGCTGCAAATCCCGGCCGCCTGGCGCAGCGCCAGCGGCCCGTTCGGTAAAACGGATAGCGTCTGGTGGCGCAGTTTTCATGACAGCCAGCTTAACCGCTATGTTGATCAGGCGCTGCGCTATAACAGCGACGTGCTGATTGCCCGCGAACGGGTCAATGAGTACCAGGCACAGGTTTATGCCGCTAACAGCGCGCTGTTCCCGGAACTTGATGCCGGGCTTTCCGGCACGCGCGCACGTTCGCAATCGGCAGCGACCGGTTTGCCGATTCACAGTACCCTCTATAAAGGCAGCCTGACGGCCAGCTACGATGTCGATATCTGGGGTGCGAACCGCAGCGCGGCGCGCGCGGCGGATGCCTCGCTGGAGGCACAAAAAGCGGCGGCCGCTGCCGCTGATTTGACCGTCGCCACCAATGTGGCTTCCGGTTATCTCACCCTGTTGTCGCTGGATGAACAGTTACGCGTCACGCAAGAAACACTCAAAGCCCGGCAAGAAGCGTGGGATCTTGCCCGTCGCCAGTATGAGACTGGCTATACTTCTCAACTGGAGTTGATGCAGGCGGATTCCGAACTGCGCGCCACCCGTGCACAGGTGCCGGTGCTACAGCACCAGATAAACCAGCAGGAAAATGCTCTGAGTCTGTTGCTCGGCAGCAACCCTGGCGCGGTCAGCCGCAACACTTTTGCGCAACTGACGCCGCTGAAGTTGCCGTCGCAATTACCCTCTTCGCTGTTAAACCGGCGTCCGGATATTGTACAGGCACAGCGCCAGCTCGTCGCGGCGGATGCCTCACTGGCATCAAAGCAGGCGCAACTGCTGCCGTCGCTCAATCTGACGGCGACTGGCAGTATGCAGGACAGAACCCTGCCGGGCCTGCTCAATAATCCATTACGTTTGTGGAGCCTTGGCGGCAGTATTCTCGCCCCGCTGCTTAACCGCCAGGCGCTGAACGCGCAGGTGGATGTCTCCATGTCGCAGCGGAATCAGGCGCTGTACAACTACGAGAAAACCGTGCGTAACGCCTTTAAAGAGGTGAATGACAGTCTCGACGCCATCACCCGCCTTGGCGAGCAACTGAGCGAACTTGAGGGGCAACAGCAGGTCGCGCAGGAGACGCTGCGCATTGCGCAAAACCGTTACAACAATGGGTATTCCGCCTATCTGGATGTGCTGGATGCCCAGCGCACCTTATATTCTGCACAACTAAGTGCGGTACAGGTGAAAAACAACCTGCTGCTGGCGCAGGTGGATCTCTACCGGGCACTGGGAGGTGGCTGGTCCGGAATTGAGTGA
- a CDS encoding MarR family winged helix-turn-helix transcriptional regulator, protein MDNAGLLSRVHMLYLASHNLRLLIDQKIKDNHIGFNGWMLLVCIRNESQIVTQREIALRMGLKEPSVGELIKQLMKQKLLVRAVNISDRRKYAIKITDQGVAMYNEIQQALQPLFHTIFPGQMEQLDGLLQTILTATKRYTAE, encoded by the coding sequence ATGGACAATGCCGGGCTTTTATCGCGTGTACACATGTTGTACCTGGCGTCGCATAATTTGCGTCTGCTGATTGATCAAAAAATTAAAGACAACCACATCGGTTTTAATGGCTGGATGCTTCTCGTCTGTATTCGTAACGAATCGCAGATTGTGACGCAACGGGAAATCGCGCTGCGCATGGGGCTTAAGGAGCCCAGCGTCGGCGAGCTGATCAAACAGCTTATGAAACAGAAATTGCTGGTGCGCGCGGTCAATATCAGCGACCGGCGTAAATACGCCATCAAAATCACCGATCAAGGTGTGGCGATGTATAACGAGATCCAGCAGGCGCTACAGCCGCTGTTTCACACTATTTTTCCCGGGCAAATGGAACAGTTGGATGGGTTACTGCAAACGATCCTGACAGCGACAAAGCGCTATACGGCAGAGTAG